The window ttttaggttttttttgtaatttactctaatatttattgaaaattaattaaaagagacTTAAGATGATACTTATttaggatttataaaaatacacAAGAGGGTAGCATTCGATTTGTAaaatttataaaacaataatattaataatataaaatatactaATATTCATTCTATTTTTAATTGCAGCTACTTCATTGATTCGGTTGACCAGTTAATAACCTAAACATGGCCTCCAAGCCGCATTTCCATGACCACCAATAACAGTGAATAATATATGCTTGTTGGGTTATTGTAattaacttttattttttaatgcatGCGTTAGGGGAACACGAATCACGAAGGATATGATCTTTCCGCAAAAACATTGAAGCATGGTTGCACTTTCTCCGGCAGACAAACCCACACCTCGGAGCGAGCCTCCTTCTTCCCTTCCTCCTCCAGGGATGAGCCTTCACCGCTGGTGCACCGGAGCACCACCACGCCCCGGCAGCTATCTCCACCCCCCCCCACCACCGTTtaacctctccctcccttctctccctccctctcccccccctCTCAAACCCAACAGGGTTTCTCTAGGGTTTAAGCCCCCTCGCTCCCGCCCCCCCCGCCAGGCCCAGAACACACCCGTAGCCGGCTCCCTCCACTTCGCCCTCCGATCCCTCGAATCCGAACCCATCGAGGACTTTGATGACGAAGCCCTCGATTCCCTCGTCGGCCATCTGTCCCCCAAGGAGCAGACCGTCGTTCTCAAGCGGCAGAGGGATTGGCGCCGAGCGCTTCGTGTATTCCGGCGGATGAGGTCCCAAAGAGACTACCTTGCGAACCCGATTCACTACAACGTCATGCTTCGGACACTTGGCCGGGCTCGGCGGTGGGACGAGCTGAGGCTCTGCTGGATTGACATGGCAAAAGATGGCGTCTTGCCCACCAACAATACTTATGCCACCCTTATCGATGCCTACGGGAAGGCGGGCCTTGTAAAGGAGGCTCTTTTATGGCTCAAGCACATGAAAGCTAGGGGAATTTCCCCTGACGAGGTTAGCATGAATACTGTCGTAAGGATTTTGAAGGATTCCGGCCAGTTTGATCAGGGGGAGAGGTTTTTCAAGGGATGGTGTGACGGGAGAGTCGAATTGGATTGTCTTGATATCGATTTTGACGAGTCGGATTCCATCAGTCCGAAGCATTTCTTGCTTACCGAGCTCTTCAAATCCGGAGGGCGAGCACCTGTCTCTAAGGTTGCTGCTGCTCTGGAGGACGGTCCCCGAAAGCCGAGGCTTGCTGCTACTTACAATACTTTGATCGATTTGTATGGCAAGGCGGGGAGGCTTAAGGATGCTTCGGATGCTTTCTCTGAGATGTTGAGATCAGGTATTGCTCCTGATACGATCACTTTTAATACCATGATAAATATTTGTGGGTCACATGGGCATTTGCTCGAGGCCGAGTCATTGCTTGATAAAATGGAAGAGAGAAGAGTTCTTCCTGATACTAAAACATTCAACATATTTATGTCGATGTACGCTTCAGTGGGAAATACTGAGGCTGTGTTGAAGTATTATAATAAGATTAGGGAGACTGGTCTTTGTCAGGATGTTGTGAGCCATAGAATAATATTGCAGGTTTTGTGTGAGAGGAAGATGGTTCAAGAAGTAGAGAATGTAATTGATGAAATGATGGAATTAGGCGCTTATTTAGATGGGCAGTCGATGCCTGTTGTTATGAAGATGTACATTAATGAAGGGTTGCTTGACAAGGCGAATGTGTTTTTTGAAAAGCACTGTTGTGGTGGAGGGATTTCTTCCAAGAATTACGCTGCCATTATGGATGCTTATGCTGATAAGGGCTTGTGGAAGGAGGCTGAGGATGTCTTCTTTGGGAAAAGAGAAATAGGGTTTAAAAGGGATATAGTGGAGTACAATGTGATGATAAAAGCTTATGGTAGGGCAAAACTATATGATAAAGCTCTCTCTGTTTTTGAGAACATGAGAAGTTGTGGTACTTGGCCAGATGAATGCACATATAACTCAATCATTCAAATGCTTTCTAGTGGTGATTTGCTGGAAAGAGCAAGGGAACTATTGGGTAGAATGAGAGAGGCAGGTTTCAAACCTAGATGCGAGACCTTTTCTACTGTCATTGCAAGTTATTCAAGGAAAAGTTTGATTTCTGAAGCCATTGAGATCTACTATGAAATGAAGATATCAGGTGTTGAACCAAATGAAATTGTCTATGGCTTATTGATAGATGCATTTGCTGAGGCTGGGAAAGTTGATGAAGCACTTCACTATTATAACTTGATGGAAGAATCTGGACTTAATGTTAATCAGATAGTCCTTACATCTCTAATTAAGGCTTATGGTAAGATCAGCTGCTGGAGAAAAGCTCA of the Phoenix dactylifera cultivar Barhee BC4 unplaced genomic scaffold, palm_55x_up_171113_PBpolish2nd_filt_p 000213F, whole genome shotgun sequence genome contains:
- the LOC103720934 gene encoding pentatricopeptide repeat-containing protein At1g73710 produces the protein MVALSPADKPTPRSEPPSSLPPPGMSLHRWCTGAPPRPGSYLHPPPPPFNLSLPSLPPSPPPLKPNRVSLGFKPPRSRPPRQAQNTPVAGSLHFALRSLESEPIEDFDDEALDSLVGHLSPKEQTVVLKRQRDWRRALRVFRRMRSQRDYLANPIHYNVMLRTLGRARRWDELRLCWIDMAKDGVLPTNNTYATLIDAYGKAGLVKEALLWLKHMKARGISPDEVSMNTVVRILKDSGQFDQGERFFKGWCDGRVELDCLDIDFDESDSISPKHFLLTELFKSGGRAPVSKVAAALEDGPRKPRLAATYNTLIDLYGKAGRLKDASDAFSEMLRSGIAPDTITFNTMINICGSHGHLLEAESLLDKMEERRVLPDTKTFNIFMSMYASVGNTEAVLKYYNKIRETGLCQDVVSHRIILQVLCERKMVQEVENVIDEMMELGAYLDGQSMPVVMKMYINEGLLDKANVFFEKHCCGGGISSKNYAAIMDAYADKGLWKEAEDVFFGKREIGFKRDIVEYNVMIKAYGRAKLYDKALSVFENMRSCGTWPDECTYNSIIQMLSSGDLLERARELLGRMREAGFKPRCETFSTVIASYSRKSLISEAIEIYYEMKISGVEPNEIVYGLLIDAFAEAGKVDEALHYYNLMEESGLNVNQIVLTSLIKAYGKISCWRKAQELYAKVKSMKGGPDIIASNCMINLYAGLGMVSEAKLIFDDLRRNGQADGVSYVTMMYLYKSMGMLDEANDVAQEVQKSGLLADCASYNSVMASYVANGKLKECAELLHQMLAHRILPDASTFKTLITVLKKGGIPSEAVSQLESSYNEGRPYARQAIITSLFSVVGLHAFALESCDAFASAEVALDSFAYNVAIYAYGVSGEVDKALNLFMRMQDDGLKPDVVTYIFLVGCYGKEGMIEGLRRIYGLLKYEEIEPNESLYKALINAYENAGKHDLAKMVEQEMRFSIHAEKNDDSENDDD